Sequence from the Candidatus Polarisedimenticolia bacterium genome:
GGCAAGGGGCGGGCGCTGGCCATGGAGATCCTCATTCCGAACTCGGCGATCCGGAACCTGATCCGCGAGGACAAGGTGCACCAGATCTACTCCATGATGCAGACCGGCCAGCTCCTGTACGGCATGCAGACCTTCAACCAGTCGCTGGCCACCCTCTACTTCAAAAAGCAGATCTCGCTCTCCACCGCCCTGTCGCGCTCGTCGAACCCCGACGAGCTGCAGGAAATGATCAACCGCGGCGCGGGGCTGATCTACAACGCGCCGTCGGGCGGACAGGGACGGGTCGCGAGGAAATAACGGGACTCAAGGAGACACGCCATGCCGACGTATTCCTGGAAGGGTAAGGGGAAAGGCGGACGCATCCAGCAGGGGGTCATCGCCGCCGACAGCAAGGATGCGGTGGTGGCGTTGCTGCGCAAGCAGCAGGTGCTGGTCACCGCGGTCACCGAGAAGGGGAAGGAGATCGCCCTGCCGAAGATGGGGGGCGGCGTCAAGCAGAAGGAAATCGCCATCTTCACGCGGCAGTTCTCCGTCATGATCGACGCCGGGCTGCCGCTGGTGCAGTGCCTGGAGATCCTGGGGGGCCAGCAGAAGAACCGCTCCTTCCAGAAGGTCCTGTTCGAGGTGCGCCAGGACGTGGAATCGGGATCGACGCTGGCGGACTCCCTGCGCAGGCACCCCAAGGTCTTCAACGACCTGTTCTGCAACATGATCGCCGCCGGCGAGGCGGGCGGTATCCTCGACACCATTCTGCAGCGCATGTCCTCCTACATCGAGAAGCGTGTCAAGCTGCAGGCGGCGGTGCGCTCCGCCATGATCTACCCGTCGGCGGTCATCACCATCGCCGTGGGCGTGGTGGTCATCATCCTCTGGAAGGTCATTCCGACCTTCGCCGCCCTGTTCGAGGGCCTGGGGGCGCAGCTGCCGCTTCCCACCCGTATCACCATCGCCATTTCCAGATTCCTGGGACGCTACATGTGGCTGCTGGTCCTGCTGGCCGGCGGCGCCGCCTTCGGCGTCTTCCAGTACCACAAGACCTACCGTGGCAAGCGGCAAATCGACCAGATGGTGCTCAAGATGCCGATCCTCGGCACCCTCATGCGCAAGATCGCGGTGGCGCGCTTCTGCCGCACCCTCGGCACGCTGCTCACGTCCGGCGTCCCCATCCTCGACGGATTGGAGATTACGGCGCGCACCTCGGGCAACTCGATCATCGAGGACGCCATCATGGCGACGCGCAAGAGCATCGAGGAGGGCAAGACCATCGCCCAGCCTCTCGAGGAGACCGACGTCTTCCCGCCCATGGTCATCCAGATGATCTCGGTCGGAGAGCAGACGGGCGCGCTGGACGCCATGCTCAGCAAGATCGCCGACTTCTACGAGGACGAGGTGGACGAGGCCGTGGAGAACCTGATGTCGCTGCTGGAGCCCGTCATGATCGTCTTCCTGGGCGTCATGATCGGCGGAATCGTCATCTCCATGTACATGCCGATGTTCAGCCTCATCGGCAAGATCAACTGAGCCATGAGGAGAGGAGAGCCGCTTGATGGAACGGCGCCGCGAGGGAAGGCCGGTCATCAGCCTGATGACGTACCGGGTCGTGGTGGTGACCACGCTCCTGGTCTTCACGTTCATCATCGAGCTGGTGTTCCGTCCCGAGGTGCCGCTGCGGCCCTTCTACTTCCTCGGTGCCCTGACCTACCTGATGACGGTGGCCTACGCGGCCACTTACCGAGTCCTCGGGGAGAGCCGCGTCTTCCTGGCGGCGCAGCTCACGGGGGATCTGGGGCTGGTCACGGGGCTGGTCTATGCGACCGGGGGCTCGGAGAGCCCCCTGTCGTTCCTCTACCTGATCGTCGTCATCACCGCGTCGCTCCTGCTGTTCCGGCGCGGCGGCTTCCTGGCGGCAGTGGCCGCGTGGATCCTGTACGCCGTGCTGCTGGAATGCCTCTATTTCAGGATCCTGCCGGTCTATCCGCCGGGAGGCCTGCAGGACGTCGATCTGTCGGAGCGCCGCATCCTCTATCTGCTGTTCTCGCACCTCTTCTCCTTTCTCACCGTGGCCTACCTGAGCTCGCACGTCTCCGAAGTGCTGCGCAAGACCGGAGAGAGCCTGGAGGCGAGGGAGAACGACCTGGCGGAGCTGCGAGCCTTCAACGAGGACATTCTTACCTCGATCAACAGCGGCTTGATCACCACGACGCTGGGGGGGCGCGTGACCTACTGTAACCGCGCCGCCTGCGAGATCACGGGATGCGGGATCGACGAGCTTTCCGGCAAGGACCTCGTGGGGCTGCTCGGAGCCGACGGCGCCTTCCTGGACGAGGTGCGCCGCCGCCTCGAGGGCGCCAACCGGCACCGCTTCGAGCGCGAGTTCACGGACCGGAGGGGGCGGTCGCTGTTCCTCGGGTTCACCGCCTCGGTGCTCAAGAACAAGGAGGAGCAGCCGCTCGGGCTCATCTTCATCTTCCAGGACCTGACCGACATCCGCGTCCTGGAGGAGGAAGTCTCGCTCAAGAAGCGGATGGCGGCGCTGGGCGAGATGGCCGCCGGGATGGCGCACGAGCTGCGCAACCCGCTGGGCGCCATCAGCGGCTCGGTGCAGTTCCTCAAGCGCGACCTGCCCGCCGGCTCCTCGCAGGCGGAGCTCATGGGAATCATCCTCAAGGAGTCCCGGCGCCTGGACCAGGCGATCCGCGACTTCCTGCTGTTCGCCAAGCCGGGCCCCTTCACGCCGGAGCAGGTCGATCTCGCGCTGCTGCTCTCCGAGTCGCTGAAGCTGCTGCGCAACAGCGACGAGTTCTCACCCGCGCACAAGCTGAGCACCCAGTTCCATCCCGAGCACATCCCGGTCACGGTGGACGCGAACCGCATGCGCCAGGTCTTCTGGAACCTGAGTAAGAACGCCCTGAAGGCGATGCCCGAAGGAGGGACGCTGACGGTCAAGGCGCTGGGCGAGGTCGACCAGCAGGTCCTGGTCAGCTTTGCCGACGAAGGGGTCGGCATGCCCGCCGGGGACGTCGAGAAGAACTTCCAGCCCTTTCACGGATCGTTCCAGCACGGGACCGGATTGGGCCTCGCCATCGTCTATCGCATCGTACAGGAGCACCAGGGACGGATCCGCATCAAGGGCCGGCGCGGGTCGGGAACCGAGATTCAGATTCTATTGCCGCGCGGGCAGTCGGCATCGCGCCCGCGGGCCCAGGGGGAGACTTGGACCGGATACTGATCGTCGACGACGAGAAGGGGATGCGCGACCTCCTCTCGATCATGCTGAAGAACGAGGGGTACAAGGTCGACGCGGCGGAGTCGGCGGGCAAGGCGCGCGACCTGATCGCACGCGGCGCCTACGATCTGGTCATCTCGGACATCTCCATGCCCGACGGCTCCGGGGTGGACGTCCTGCGCACCGCCAAGGAGACGCAGCCCGACTGCATCGTGATCCTGATCACCGCCTATGCCTCCACCGAATCGGCCATCGAGGCCCTCAAGCTGGGAGCCTACGATTACATCACCAAGCCGTTCGACGTGGAGGAGCTG
This genomic interval carries:
- a CDS encoding ATP-binding protein, producing the protein MERRREGRPVISLMTYRVVVVTTLLVFTFIIELVFRPEVPLRPFYFLGALTYLMTVAYAATYRVLGESRVFLAAQLTGDLGLVTGLVYATGGSESPLSFLYLIVVITASLLLFRRGGFLAAVAAWILYAVLLECLYFRILPVYPPGGLQDVDLSERRILYLLFSHLFSFLTVAYLSSHVSEVLRKTGESLEARENDLAELRAFNEDILTSINSGLITTTLGGRVTYCNRAACEITGCGIDELSGKDLVGLLGADGAFLDEVRRRLEGANRHRFEREFTDRRGRSLFLGFTASVLKNKEEQPLGLIFIFQDLTDIRVLEEEVSLKKRMAALGEMAAGMAHELRNPLGAISGSVQFLKRDLPAGSSQAELMGIILKESRRLDQAIRDFLLFAKPGPFTPEQVDLALLLSESLKLLRNSDEFSPAHKLSTQFHPEHIPVTVDANRMRQVFWNLSKNALKAMPEGGTLTVKALGEVDQQVLVSFADEGVGMPAGDVEKNFQPFHGSFQHGTGLGLAIVYRIVQEHQGRIRIKGRRGSGTEIQILLPRGQSASRPRAQGETWTGY
- a CDS encoding type II secretion system F family protein, which encodes MPTYSWKGKGKGGRIQQGVIAADSKDAVVALLRKQQVLVTAVTEKGKEIALPKMGGGVKQKEIAIFTRQFSVMIDAGLPLVQCLEILGGQQKNRSFQKVLFEVRQDVESGSTLADSLRRHPKVFNDLFCNMIAAGEAGGILDTILQRMSSYIEKRVKLQAAVRSAMIYPSAVITIAVGVVVIILWKVIPTFAALFEGLGAQLPLPTRITIAISRFLGRYMWLLVLLAGGAAFGVFQYHKTYRGKRQIDQMVLKMPILGTLMRKIAVARFCRTLGTLLTSGVPILDGLEITARTSGNSIIEDAIMATRKSIEEGKTIAQPLEETDVFPPMVIQMISVGEQTGALDAMLSKIADFYEDEVDEAVENLMSLLEPVMIVFLGVMIGGIVISMYMPMFSLIGKIN